The following coding sequences lie in one Verrucomicrobiota bacterium JB022 genomic window:
- a CDS encoding tetratricopeptide repeat protein: MSGAARVREAEPPPQTAPAAEVRPAPRPAAPAPRETPPAPVEPVVETPAAPAEPVAEVVVEEPPAPAPVVAEKPAEPAPVEKPLVVEAPPPAPVAEPAAPREEPAPVVPTFGDAPVVMADPAQPQWLSYAEEVAPEPAAEHAEPSHSASAPGHAAPASVAAPALEEHHDPAPAPAAPVVAHEEPHHEPAPAAPYDPFAPPPPVLHEDHADEHHVAEVDDHHTPTPGPVAHAPEPASSHGAHDSHVPEPLPLSQAMAAQQHEAHAAPAHDDHDAHAASDHGMSDAHHGHTPEVALPARPPRDPMPSLVDVDTLERLLLEDEGSSNTVLRDFEPVSVDPKLQALERSAWVQKTIGQLPQAEKLYLQLLQETPDRYKPEIYLELANFYTETQQYLKTISVYERFVRRFEQDPRVPEVRLRLGMLYRRYENYKLAIDSFFSVLQISFYIPEERVDSYRRLSEMAQYEIAETYYQKGDYTRAAEFYQRLQRVSKSPKIQAEARLKQAYADLLLGNYTLVVRELRTFSEEFPQSDFLADSRFLLARAYYMLGDRDLARRETLKILGTELRPVDDSLWGYWLKTIGNQLANDLYESKDYEGAHRIYHALLSMSEDPEWRWPIVYQIGLCLERQQQDAKAIEIYARLLDQTSSLVEAQPDTETRQRFSELRQRAQTRLDHLQWRDNFNRQVDQLAPQDLGPLIKPS; encoded by the coding sequence ATGAGCGGTGCCGCCCGCGTCCGCGAAGCCGAGCCGCCGCCTCAAACGGCCCCGGCTGCCGAAGTAAGGCCCGCTCCGCGCCCCGCCGCCCCGGCCCCGCGCGAGACGCCGCCTGCCCCGGTCGAGCCAGTGGTGGAGACGCCCGCCGCGCCAGCCGAACCCGTCGCCGAGGTAGTGGTGGAAGAGCCGCCTGCACCCGCGCCCGTAGTGGCAGAAAAACCGGCGGAGCCCGCACCGGTGGAAAAGCCGCTCGTCGTCGAAGCCCCGCCCCCCGCACCCGTCGCGGAGCCTGCTGCGCCCCGCGAAGAGCCCGCGCCGGTAGTCCCTACGTTTGGTGATGCCCCGGTGGTAATGGCAGACCCGGCGCAGCCCCAGTGGCTCTCCTACGCCGAAGAAGTCGCTCCGGAGCCCGCGGCCGAGCACGCTGAGCCCAGCCATTCCGCCTCTGCGCCTGGCCATGCGGCCCCGGCTTCAGTTGCCGCACCCGCTCTCGAAGAGCATCACGACCCGGCCCCCGCGCCCGCCGCTCCCGTGGTCGCACATGAGGAGCCGCACCACGAGCCGGCGCCAGCAGCCCCTTACGATCCCTTTGCGCCACCGCCTCCCGTTTTGCATGAAGACCATGCGGACGAGCATCACGTGGCGGAGGTAGACGACCATCATACGCCCACGCCCGGACCTGTCGCCCATGCGCCGGAGCCTGCTTCTTCGCACGGCGCTCATGACTCGCATGTGCCGGAGCCGCTGCCCTTGTCACAGGCGATGGCGGCCCAGCAGCACGAGGCGCATGCCGCGCCCGCCCACGACGATCATGATGCGCATGCCGCGTCGGACCACGGGATGAGCGATGCCCACCACGGGCACACGCCCGAAGTCGCCTTGCCCGCCCGCCCGCCGCGCGACCCGATGCCCTCGCTGGTCGATGTCGATACGCTGGAGCGTTTGCTGCTTGAAGACGAAGGCAGCTCCAACACCGTTTTGCGCGATTTCGAGCCGGTCTCGGTGGACCCCAAGCTGCAGGCGCTGGAGCGCTCGGCCTGGGTGCAAAAGACCATCGGCCAGCTCCCGCAGGCGGAAAAACTCTACCTCCAGCTGCTGCAGGAGACGCCCGACCGCTACAAGCCGGAGATCTACCTCGAACTGGCCAATTTTTACACCGAGACGCAGCAATACCTGAAGACGATCTCCGTCTACGAGCGCTTCGTCCGTCGCTTCGAGCAAGACCCGCGCGTGCCGGAAGTGCGCCTGCGCCTCGGTATGCTCTACCGCCGCTACGAGAACTACAAGCTAGCGATCGACAGCTTTTTCTCCGTCCTGCAAATCTCGTTCTACATCCCCGAAGAGCGCGTCGACTCCTACCGCCGCCTCTCCGAGATGGCCCAATACGAGATTGCCGAAACGTATTACCAAAAGGGCGACTACACCCGCGCGGCCGAATTTTACCAACGCCTGCAGCGCGTTTCCAAGAGCCCGAAAATCCAGGCCGAAGCGCGGCTCAAGCAGGCCTATGCCGACCTCCTGCTCGGCAATTATACGCTCGTCGTGCGCGAGTTGCGCACCTTTTCCGAGGAGTTTCCGCAAAGCGATTTCCTGGCCGACAGCCGCTTCCTGCTCGCGCGTGCCTACTACATGCTGGGCGACCGCGACCTCGCCCGCCGCGAAACCCTGAAGATCCTCGGCACCGAGCTTCGGCCGGTCGATGACAGCCTCTGGGGCTACTGGCTCAAGACCATCGGCAACCAGCTCGCCAACGACCTCTACGAGTCGAAGGACTACGAGGGCGCGCACCGCATTTATCACGCTCTGCTCAGCATGAGCGAAGACCCCGAGTGGCGCTGGCCCATCGTCTACCAGATTGGACTTTGCCTGGAGCGCCAGCAGCAGGACGCCAAGGCGATCGAGATCTACGCCCGCTTGCTCGACCAGACTTCCAGCCTCGTCGAGGCCCAGCCCGACACGGAGACGCGACAGCGCTTTTCCGAGCTGCGCCAGCGCGCGCAAACCCGCCTCGACCACCTCCAATGGCGCGACAATTTCAATCGCCAGGTCGACCAGCTTGCGCCGCAGGACTTGGGCCCTTTAATCAAGCCCTCATGA
- a CDS encoding response regulator, translating into MPVSHTRHPLSVLIVEDDASSREVFGAFVKLAGHNLIAAVPLAEEALDIVQQVQVDIVVMDIVLVGGMDGIEAGDRLRREHNVPIIYVSGMSDEDRVTRALATDPGSYLVKPVSQRELAIALELAVNRHRLEQDRIQREVRLRAVLEALPTAVLHYEEGSGIVFANAAAVRLLGEPNEQLVGKEVGPVLELYTLHEHRPVDFFESFKLDRTNPRHYLLQSRQRHRHIVRIHRRSMPYGDHASGEVVLIEDQTTNYQSEQQITLLASAIEHLEEGVLVVRHSVQHEALEVVYTNPASERITRRRRSELLETGLELILDRSRLSDLTRALQRTEEENTGFSRRYTLTRPDGSTYYAELAGSKITTRERLQRYYVLILRDLTYQQLVEDNLQHALRMETVAQLAQGVAHQFNNIIAIISGISQLLKYSNPPESDVAQKADKILETSRRGAAVVSQLMTFSLNDPHHRERLDLATLVREVEPLIRLLLPEQIQLRFSLPTDSLEIEGNASQIEQVLLHLACNARDAIGSSRGRVNFEVQELVVEAEDFRTAILPPPPGRYACLKVDDDGCGIPAEKHQEIFHPFYSGHAREDRMGLGLSTAYTLMQSQGGGIAVDSAPGEGARFVLFFPVTAEAKSEPAKKEERAQTFKVPPVRALPPRDPSRPSHVLMVDDGDLALRAAHTAMLARGAKLSYFTPESDFDKVKEIAAGQDLLLLPYRIFTEISDDVQEALEANDHLQLVVIARRDEMDAAKAHLPKRALLLPRPFPLRQLLEIARLG; encoded by the coding sequence ATGCCTGTTTCCCACACCCGCCATCCGCTTTCCGTCCTGATCGTAGAAGACGATGCCTCCTCACGTGAAGTGTTCGGGGCCTTCGTCAAGCTTGCGGGGCACAACCTCATCGCGGCCGTACCACTGGCAGAAGAGGCGCTCGACATCGTACAACAAGTGCAAGTCGATATTGTGGTGATGGATATCGTGCTCGTGGGCGGGATGGATGGCATCGAGGCCGGGGACCGCCTGCGCCGCGAGCACAATGTGCCAATCATCTACGTCAGCGGCATGTCCGACGAAGACCGCGTGACACGCGCCCTCGCGACCGACCCCGGCTCTTACCTCGTGAAGCCCGTTTCGCAGCGCGAGCTGGCCATCGCGCTGGAGCTGGCAGTCAACCGTCACCGCCTCGAACAGGACCGCATCCAGCGCGAGGTGCGCCTGCGGGCCGTGCTGGAAGCCTTGCCCACGGCCGTGCTGCACTACGAGGAAGGCAGCGGAATCGTCTTTGCCAACGCCGCCGCCGTGCGCCTGCTGGGCGAGCCCAATGAACAACTGGTGGGCAAGGAAGTGGGGCCCGTCCTGGAGCTGTATACGCTGCACGAGCATCGCCCGGTCGATTTCTTCGAATCGTTCAAGCTCGACCGCACCAACCCGCGCCATTACCTGCTGCAGAGCCGACAGCGGCATCGCCACATCGTGCGCATCCACCGCCGGTCGATGCCCTATGGCGACCACGCTTCGGGCGAAGTGGTGCTGATCGAAGACCAGACGACCAATTACCAGTCGGAGCAGCAGATCACCCTCCTGGCCTCCGCCATCGAACACCTGGAGGAAGGCGTGCTCGTCGTGCGCCACTCGGTGCAGCACGAGGCGCTGGAAGTGGTCTACACCAACCCTGCCAGCGAACGTATCACCCGCCGTCGCCGGAGCGAGCTGCTCGAAACCGGCCTCGAACTGATCCTCGACCGCTCGCGCCTGAGCGACCTGACCCGCGCCCTCCAGCGCACAGAGGAAGAGAACACGGGCTTCAGCCGCCGCTACACCCTCACCCGGCCCGACGGCTCTACTTATTACGCCGAGCTGGCGGGCTCGAAGATCACCACCCGGGAGCGCCTGCAGCGCTACTACGTGCTGATCCTGCGCGACCTGACTTACCAGCAGCTGGTGGAAGACAACCTGCAACACGCCCTGCGCATGGAGACGGTCGCGCAACTGGCGCAGGGGGTAGCCCACCAGTTCAACAACATCATCGCGATCATCAGCGGCATCTCTCAGCTGCTCAAATACAGCAACCCGCCGGAAAGCGACGTGGCACAAAAGGCCGACAAGATCCTCGAGACCAGCCGCCGCGGGGCCGCCGTCGTCTCGCAACTGATGACGTTTTCGCTCAACGACCCGCACCACCGCGAGCGCCTCGACCTGGCCACGCTCGTGCGCGAGGTGGAGCCGCTCATCCGTCTGCTCTTGCCCGAGCAGATCCAGCTCCGCTTCAGCCTGCCCACGGATTCGCTTGAAATCGAGGGCAACGCCTCCCAGATCGAGCAAGTATTGCTGCACCTGGCCTGCAACGCCCGCGACGCCATCGGCTCCAGCCGGGGCCGCGTCAACTTCGAGGTGCAGGAGCTGGTCGTCGAGGCGGAAGACTTCCGCACCGCGATCCTGCCGCCCCCGCCGGGCCGCTACGCCTGCCTTAAGGTCGACGACGACGGCTGCGGCATCCCGGCAGAGAAGCACCAGGAGATCTTCCACCCCTTCTACTCCGGCCACGCGCGGGAAGACCGCATGGGCCTCGGCCTGAGCACCGCCTACACGCTCATGCAGTCGCAGGGCGGCGGCATCGCGGTCGACTCGGCCCCGGGCGAAGGCGCGCGCTTCGTGCTGTTCTTCCCCGTCACGGCGGAAGCCAAAAGCGAGCCCGCCAAAAAGGAAGAGCGGGCGCAGACCTTCAAGGTGCCCCCCGTGCGCGCCCTCCCGCCCCGCGACCCTTCGCGCCCCAGCCATGTGCTGATGGTCGACGATGGCGACCTGGCCTTACGCGCCGCCCACACCGCCATGCTCGCCCGTGGCGCCAAGCTCTCGTATTTCACCCCCGAATCCGATTTCGACAAGGTGAAGGAGATCGCCGCCGGCCAGGATCTGCTCTTGCTGCCCTACCGGATCTTTACCGAGATCAGCGACGACGTGCAGGAAGCCCTCGAAGCCAACGACCACCTGCAACTGGTCGTGATCGCGCGCCGCGACGAAATGGACGCCGCCAAGGCCCACCTGCCCAAGCGTGCGCTCCTGCTCCCCCGCCCCTTCCCGCTGCGTCAACTGCTCGAAATCGCGCGGCTCGGGTGA
- the sufT gene encoding putative Fe-S cluster assembly protein SufT yields MYSMDERTLSSAVPATIVPYGDQVTIPEGTRVTITHRLGGNFTVTWEGGMAQINGKYAEALGEETPEHAKQSDKGDDHEGPPSEDSLWEALRAVFDPEIPVNIVDLGLVYTLETVKDEAADAYDVQMAMTLTAPGCGMGPAIAQDAKYKLEGVPGVREATVDIVWDPPWNQDMISETGKMELGLL; encoded by the coding sequence ATGTATTCAATGGACGAGCGCACGCTGAGCAGTGCGGTTCCGGCCACGATTGTGCCATATGGGGATCAGGTGACGATCCCCGAAGGCACGCGCGTGACGATCACCCACCGACTCGGCGGCAACTTCACGGTGACTTGGGAAGGCGGTATGGCCCAGATCAACGGCAAGTATGCCGAGGCCTTGGGTGAAGAGACGCCCGAACACGCCAAGCAGAGCGACAAGGGTGACGACCACGAAGGCCCGCCCAGCGAAGACTCCCTCTGGGAGGCCCTGCGCGCGGTGTTCGACCCGGAAATCCCGGTCAACATCGTCGATCTCGGGCTGGTCTACACGCTGGAGACGGTCAAGGACGAAGCCGCCGACGCCTACGACGTGCAAATGGCGATGACCCTCACGGCCCCCGGCTGCGGCATGGGCCCGGCCATCGCGCAGGACGCCAAGTACAAGCTCGAGGGCGTGCCCGGGGTCCGCGAAGCGACGGTCGACATTGTCTGGGACCCGCCGTGGAATCAGGACATGATCAGCGAGACCGGCAAGATGGAGCTGGGCTTGCTGTAA